Proteins encoded within one genomic window of Citrobacter amalonaticus Y19:
- the waaA gene encoding lipid IV(A) 3-deoxy-D-manno-octulosonic acid transferase encodes MLELLYTALLYLIQPLIWIRLWVRGRKAPAYRKRWGERYGFYRRPLKPGGIMLHSVSVGETLAAIPLVRALRHRYPDLPITVTTMTPTGSERVQSAFGSDVQHVYLPYDLPDALGRFLNQVDPKLVLIMETELWPNLIAALHKRHIPLVIANARLSARSADGYAKLGKFIRRILRRITLIAAQNEEDGQRFVTLGAKNNQVTVTGSLKFDISVTPQLAAKAVTLRRQWAPHRPVWIATSTHDGEESIIIAAHQALLHQFPNLLLILVPRHPERFPDAINLVREAGLSYITRSSGEVPSASTQVVVGDTMGELMLLYGIADLAFVGGSLVERGGHNPLEAAAHAIPVLMGPHTFNFKDICARLEQASGLITVTDATSLAKEVSSLLTDADYRNFYGRHAVEVLYQNQGALQRLLQLLEPYLPPKTH; translated from the coding sequence ATGCTCGAATTGCTTTACACCGCCCTTCTCTACCTAATTCAGCCTTTGATCTGGATACGGCTTTGGGTGCGCGGACGTAAGGCCCCGGCCTATCGTAAACGCTGGGGTGAACGCTACGGTTTTTATCGCCGCCCGCTGAAACCAGGCGGAATTATGCTCCATTCCGTTTCTGTCGGAGAAACACTGGCAGCAATTCCTTTGGTTCGCGCGCTGCGGCACCGCTATCCTGACCTGCCGATCACGGTCACCACGATGACGCCGACCGGCTCCGAGCGTGTTCAGTCCGCCTTCGGCAGCGATGTTCAGCACGTCTACCTGCCTTACGATTTACCCGATGCGCTGGGACGCTTCCTGAATCAGGTCGATCCGAAGCTGGTACTGATTATGGAAACGGAGCTGTGGCCGAACCTGATTGCCGCGCTGCATAAACGCCATATTCCACTGGTCATCGCCAATGCGCGTCTTTCTGCTCGCTCCGCTGACGGTTATGCGAAGCTGGGGAAATTTATCCGCCGAATCCTCCGTCGTATTACGCTAATTGCGGCGCAAAATGAAGAGGATGGTCAGCGCTTTGTGACGCTGGGCGCGAAGAACAATCAGGTGACCGTCACCGGCAGTCTGAAATTCGATATTTCCGTGACGCCACAACTCGCTGCGAAGGCGGTTACGCTCCGTCGCCAGTGGGCGCCGCATCGCCCGGTGTGGATAGCCACCAGTACCCATGATGGCGAAGAGAGTATTATTATTGCCGCGCATCAGGCATTGTTACACCAGTTCCCCAATCTGCTATTGATTCTGGTCCCGCGTCATCCGGAACGCTTCCCGGATGCGATTAACCTCGTGCGTGAAGCCGGGCTAAGCTATATAACACGTTCCTCCGGCGAAGTACCATCTGCCAGTACGCAGGTCGTTGTGGGTGATACGATGGGTGAACTGATGCTACTTTACGGAATTGCCGATCTGGCGTTTGTCGGGGGATCTCTGGTTGAGCGTGGCGGACATAATCCGCTGGAAGCCGCGGCCCACGCAATTCCCGTGCTGATGGGACCTCACACCTTCAACTTCAAAGATATCTGCGCCCGTCTGGAGCAGGCCAGCGGTTTGATTACGGTCACGGACGCCACAAGCCTCGCCAAAGAGGTTTCCTCTTTACTGACCGATGCCGATTATCGTAATTTCTATGGTCGTCACGCAGTTGAAGTACTCTATCAAAACCAGGGTGCGCTACAGCGCCTGCTGCAACTGCTGGAACCTTATCTGCCACCGAAAACGCATTGA
- the coaD gene encoding pantetheine-phosphate adenylyltransferase, whose translation MQKRAIYPGTFDPLTNGHIDIITRATQMFDHVILAIAASPGKKPMFTLEERVALAQQATAHLPGVEVLGFSDLMANFAREQQANILIRGLRAVADFEYEMQLAHMNRHLMPELESVFLMPSKEWSFISSSLVKEVARHQGDVTHFLPENIHQALLAKLK comes from the coding sequence ATGCAAAAACGGGCGATTTATCCAGGCACTTTTGATCCGTTGACGAACGGCCATATCGATATCATCACGCGTGCTACGCAGATGTTTGACCATGTCATTCTGGCGATTGCGGCGAGTCCTGGTAAAAAACCAATGTTCACCCTTGAGGAGCGCGTTGCGCTGGCTCAGCAGGCCACAGCCCATCTGCCTGGCGTTGAAGTACTGGGCTTTAGCGATCTGATGGCAAATTTTGCGCGTGAGCAGCAGGCCAATATCCTGATTCGTGGATTGCGCGCCGTCGCGGATTTTGAATACGAAATGCAGTTGGCCCATATGAATCGTCATTTGATGCCAGAACTGGAAAGCGTCTTTCTGATGCCTTCGAAAGAGTGGTCCTTCATCTCGTCGTCACTGGTGAAAGAAGTGGCCCGCCATCAGGGTGATGTCACCCACTTCCTGCCAGAGAATATTCATCAGGCGCTGCTGGCCAAACTCAAATAG
- the mutM gene encoding bifunctional DNA-formamidopyrimidine glycosylase/DNA-(apurinic or apyrimidinic site) lyase, with protein MPELPEVETSRRGIEPHLVGATILHANVRNGRLRWPVSEEIYRLSDKPVLSVQRRAKYLLLELPDGWIIIHLGMSGSLRILPEELPAEKHDHVDLVMSNGKVLRYTDPRRFGAWLWTTALEGHNVLAHLGPEPLSDDFNGEYLQQKCAKKKTAIKPWLMDNKLVVGVGNIYASESLFAAGIHPDRLASSLSQAEYELLVRVIKAVLLRSIEQGGTTLKDFLQSDGKPGYFAQELQVYGRKGEPCRVCGTPIVASKHAQRATYYCRQCQK; from the coding sequence ATGCCTGAATTACCTGAAGTCGAAACCAGCCGCCGCGGTATTGAGCCGCATCTGGTCGGGGCAACCATTCTGCATGCCAATGTGCGTAATGGACGTCTGCGTTGGCCGGTATCAGAAGAGATCTATCGTCTGAGTGACAAACCGGTGCTCAGCGTTCAGCGTCGCGCGAAATACCTCCTGCTGGAACTACCCGATGGCTGGATAATCATCCATCTGGGGATGTCGGGCAGTTTGCGTATCCTTCCTGAAGAACTTCCGGCAGAAAAACACGACCACGTCGATTTAGTGATGAGTAATGGTAAAGTCCTGCGCTACACCGATCCTCGTCGCTTTGGCGCCTGGCTGTGGACGACAGCGCTGGAAGGGCACAACGTGCTGGCGCATCTCGGCCCTGAACCATTGAGCGACGATTTCAACGGTGAATACCTGCAACAGAAGTGCGCGAAGAAGAAAACGGCGATTAAACCCTGGCTGATGGATAACAAACTGGTGGTGGGGGTCGGGAATATCTACGCCAGCGAATCCCTGTTTGCTGCCGGCATTCACCCTGATCGTCTGGCGTCGTCGCTGTCGCAGGCTGAATATGAACTTCTGGTGCGCGTGATTAAGGCCGTTTTACTACGTTCAATAGAGCAGGGCGGGACGACGCTGAAAGATTTTCTGCAAAGCGACGGTAAGCCGGGCTACTTTGCCCAGGAGTTACAGGTCTACGGCCGCAAAGGCGAGCCGTGCAGAGTGTGTGGAACGCCGATCGTGGCATCAAAACACGCGCAGCGTGCGACGTATTATTGCCGCCAGTGCCAGAAGTAG
- the rpmG gene encoding 50S ribosomal protein L33 produces the protein MAKGIREKIKLVSSAGTGHFYTTTKNKRTKPEKLELKKFDPVVRQHVLYKEAKIK, from the coding sequence ATGGCTAAAGGTATTCGTGAGAAGATCAAGCTGGTTTCTTCTGCTGGTACTGGTCACTTCTATACCACCACGAAGAACAAACGTACTAAGCCGGAAAAACTGGAACTGAAAAAATTCGATCCAGTTGTCCGTCAGCACGTTCTCTACAAAGAAGCGAAAATTAAGTAA
- the rpmB gene encoding 50S ribosomal protein L28, whose protein sequence is MSRVCQVTGKRPVTGNNRSHALNATKRRFLPNLHSHRFWVESEKRFVTLRVSAKGMRVIDKKGIDTVLSELRARGEKY, encoded by the coding sequence ATGTCCCGAGTCTGCCAAGTTACTGGCAAGCGTCCGGTGACCGGTAACAACCGTTCCCACGCACTGAACGCGACTAAACGCCGTTTTCTGCCTAACCTGCACTCTCACCGTTTCTGGGTTGAGAGCGAAAAGCGTTTTGTCACCCTGCGTGTATCTGCTAAAGGTATGCGTGTAATTGATAAGAAAGGCATCGATACAGTTCTGTCTGAACTGCGTGCCCGTGGCGAAAAGTACTAA
- the radC gene encoding RadC family protein encodes MVTAEYVLPREKLLALGVDTLTDDELLALFLRTGTPGKDVFTLAKELLEHFGSLYSLLTADYSQFSAVTGIGVAKYAQLKGIAELARRFYEVQIKGSNPLLSPLLTRDFLQSQFAGEEREVFMVVFLDSQHKVIKHSRLFSGTLTHVEIHPREIIREAIKINASAVILAHNHPSGCAEPSKADKLITERVVKCCQFMDIRVLDHLVIGRGEYVSFAERGWI; translated from the coding sequence ATGGTAACTGCTGAGTATGTACTGCCGAGGGAAAAACTGTTAGCGCTTGGGGTGGATACGCTGACGGATGACGAACTGTTGGCGCTTTTCTTGCGGACAGGAACGCCCGGGAAAGATGTCTTTACGCTGGCAAAAGAGCTCCTGGAACATTTTGGCTCTCTCTATAGCTTGTTGACGGCGGACTACTCTCAGTTCAGCGCGGTGACAGGGATTGGCGTGGCAAAATATGCGCAGCTTAAAGGCATTGCGGAGCTGGCCCGTCGTTTTTATGAAGTACAAATAAAAGGCTCAAACCCGTTACTCAGCCCGTTGTTAACTCGGGATTTTTTGCAGAGTCAATTTGCGGGGGAAGAGAGAGAAGTTTTTATGGTGGTTTTTCTCGATTCCCAACACAAGGTCATTAAACATAGCCGTCTTTTTTCTGGCACGCTCACCCATGTTGAGATCCATCCGCGTGAAATTATTCGTGAAGCGATAAAAATCAATGCATCTGCGGTGATCCTTGCACATAATCATCCGTCGGGGTGTGCAGAGCCGAGTAAAGCGGATAAACTTATCACCGAGCGTGTCGTAAAATGCTGTCAGTTCATGGATATCCGTGTGCTTGATCACCTTGTCATTGGACGCGGAGAGTACGTTTCGTTTGCGGAACGTGGTTGGATTTGA